CGACAAGGCGCTGCTGACCGGGCTGCCCAAGGTCAAGGTCGAGACCACCTGGGTGCCGTGGACCCACCGCCGGCTCGCCCGGGCCGGCGGATACGGCGCGGGCATCACCTCACCCGGCTGGTACGCCCACCTCTTCTCCGCGCCGGACCGGCCCGTCGAGCGGTGGCTCACCAAGGTCGCCGGCCTGCTGCGCGAGGAGGACCGGCAGGTGTCCTCGGCGCACGTCATCGAAGCGGTCCGGCTCGCCGAGACCCTGGCCGCGATGCGGGGACGGCCCCTGCCCGGCCTGACGGAGACGCTGGAATCGGTCCGGGCGGTGATGTGTGACGGCTCCGACATACCGCTCGCGCTCATCGAGGACCGCCTCGTCGTCGGCGACGTGCTCGGCGAGGTCCCGGACGCGGCGCCCGTCGTCCCGCTCCAGCGGGACCTGACCCGGCAGCAGCGCTCCCTGCGGCTCAAGGCGGAGGCGCAGGAACGCGAACTGGAACTGGACCTGCGCAAGGACACCGACGCGGCGAAGTCCCTGCTGCTGCACCGGCTGCGCCTGCTCGGCATCGGCTGGGGCACCCCGACGGCCTCCCGCAGCAGCACCGGAACCTTCCGGGAGACCTGGCGGCTGCGCTGGGACCCGGAGCTGTCCGTACGGGTGGCCGAGGCCGGCATCTGGGGCACCACCGTCCTGGCCGCGGCCACGGCCAAGGCAGAGGCCGACGCCGCCTGCGCCGAGGAACTGGGCGAGGTGACGGCGCTGGCCGAGAAGTGCCTCCTCGCCGGACTGTCCGAGGCGCTGCCGGCCGTACTGCGGGCCCTCGCGGACCGCGCCGCGCTGGACACCGACGTCGCACGGCTCGCCAAGGCCCTGCCGGCACTGGCCCGTTCGCTGCGGTACGGGGACGTCCGGGGCACCGACGCGACGGCGCTCGGCGCGGTCGCGGCCGGGCTCGCGGAGCGGATATGCGTCGCGCTGCCCCCGGCCTGCGCGGCCGGCCTGGACGCCGACGCGGCGGCCGAACTGCGCGGCCACGTCGACGGGGTGCACACGGCGGTCGGCCTGCTGGCGGACGCCGACGACGGGCTGCGTGAGCGCTGGTCCGCGGTCCTGGGCACGCTGGCGGACCGCGACACCGTGCCGGGCGCCATCCGCGGCAGGGCGGTCCGGCTCCTGCTCGACGACGGGCGGCTGGAGGCCGGGGAGACGGCACGGCTGATGGGGCTCGCGCTGTCCCCGGCGGCCCCGCCCGCCGACGCGGCCGGCTGGATCGAGGGCTTCGCGGGCGGGAGTTCGGGCGGCGGCACCCTGCTGGTCCACGACGACCGGCTGCTGGGCCTGATCGACACCTGGCTGGCGGGGGTGCCGGAGCGGGCCTTCACCGACGTGCTGCCGCTGCTGAGGCGGACGTTCGGGGCGTACGAGCCCGGGGTCAGACGGAGCCTGGGCGAGCTGGTCCGGCGCGGCCCCGGGCGCCCGGCGGCGCGGTCGGCGGGCGACGCCCCCGACGGCTTCGCCCCCGAGCTGGACGCGGAGCGGGCGGACGCGGTGACGGAGCTGGTGCGGATGCTGCTCGCGTCCGCCGACACGGTCGCGGCGGCCTGAGGGCGGCTGCCGTGCCGAGAGGGCGGCGCCGTCGCGACGAGTACGACGAGTACGACGAGTGCAGGGGGACGGACGGATGAGCGGTACGGAGACGAGTGTGGCGGCGAACCAGGACACCGCAGGCCCCGCGGACCTGGCGGGAGGCGAGCGGCTGCGGCGGTGGCGGATGGTGCTCGGCGGCGGAGACGCCGACGGGACCGGGCACGCGCTGACCGGGCGGGACGCGGCGATGGACGCCGCGCTCGGCGCGCTCTACGGCGGAGGCGGCGAACCGGGCGCGCGCAGGGCCTCGGGGGCGGCGCGCTCGGCCGGCCTCGGCGGCTCCGCGCCGAACGTGGCCCGCTGGCTCGGGGACATCCGCACGTACTTCCCCAGCTCGGTGGTCCAGGTGATGCAGCGCGACGCGATCGAGCGTCTCGGGCTGTCCGCCCTGCTGCTGGAGCCGGAGATGCTGGAGGCCGTCGAACCGGACGTCCACCTCGTCGGCACCCTGCTCTCCCTGAACAAGGCGATGCCCGAGACGACGAAGGAGACGGCGCGGGCCGTGGTCCGCAAGGTGGTCGAGCAGCTGGAGAAGCGGCTCGCGACCCGCACCCGGGCCACCCTCACCGGAGCGCTCGACCGCTCCGCCCGCATCAGCCGCCCCCGCCACCGCGACATCGACTGGGACCGCACGATCCGGGCCAACTTGAAGAACTACCTGCCCGAACACGGCACCGTCGTCCCCGAACGGCTGATCGGATACGGCCGGG
This DNA window, taken from Streptomyces sp. TN58, encodes the following:
- a CDS encoding DUF5682 family protein is translated as MSTARQGPLLLGVRHHGPGSARAVRAALDAARPAAVLVEGPPEGDALLELAADPGMRPPVALLAHAADDPGRAAFWPLADFSPEWVAVRWAQRAGVPVRFMDLPAAHSLAGAGEADPDRAEPDAVRLDPLAVLAETAGYDDPERWWEDVVEHRGTGGAGEEALAAFEALGEAMGALREACGDGGHRRDLVREAYMRGRMRAARREFGDGYAVVCGAWHVPALRAKTTVAADKALLTGLPKVKVETTWVPWTHRRLARAGGYGAGITSPGWYAHLFSAPDRPVERWLTKVAGLLREEDRQVSSAHVIEAVRLAETLAAMRGRPLPGLTETLESVRAVMCDGSDIPLALIEDRLVVGDVLGEVPDAAPVVPLQRDLTRQQRSLRLKAEAQERELELDLRKDTDAAKSLLLHRLRLLGIGWGTPTASRSSTGTFRETWRLRWDPELSVRVAEAGIWGTTVLAAATAKAEADAACAEELGEVTALAEKCLLAGLSEALPAVLRALADRAALDTDVARLAKALPALARSLRYGDVRGTDATALGAVAAGLAERICVALPPACAAGLDADAAAELRGHVDGVHTAVGLLADADDGLRERWSAVLGTLADRDTVPGAIRGRAVRLLLDDGRLEAGETARLMGLALSPAAPPADAAGWIEGFAGGSSGGGTLLVHDDRLLGLIDTWLAGVPERAFTDVLPLLRRTFGAYEPGVRRSLGELVRRGPGRPAARSAGDAPDGFAPELDAERADAVTELVRMLLASADTVAAA
- a CDS encoding VWA domain-containing protein, whose translation is MSGTETSVAANQDTAGPADLAGGERLRRWRMVLGGGDADGTGHALTGRDAAMDAALGALYGGGGEPGARRASGAARSAGLGGSAPNVARWLGDIRTYFPSSVVQVMQRDAIERLGLSALLLEPEMLEAVEPDVHLVGTLLSLNKAMPETTKETARAVVRKVVEQLEKRLATRTRATLTGALDRSARISRPRHRDIDWDRTIRANLKNYLPEHGTVVPERLIGYGRAAQSVKKEVILCIDQSGSMAASVVYASVFGAVLASMRSIATRLIVFDTAVVDLTDQLDDPVDVLFGTQLGGGTDINRALAYCQSKITRPADTVVVLISDLYEGGIRNEMLKRVAAMKGAGVQFVTLLALSDEGAPAYDREHAAALAALGAPAFACTPDLFPEVMAAALEKRPLPTP